From Etheostoma cragini isolate CJK2018 chromosome 17, CSU_Ecrag_1.0, whole genome shotgun sequence, one genomic window encodes:
- the LOC117960420 gene encoding uncharacterized protein LOC117960420 isoform X3 codes for MSESIVRKVQPFTIGTRLSAPAVPKCQEFTQSYLQSQSLDNCTLQHNLNSLYLSQSQVCTHSPCLVSPIVKQVAPVKHNPEDMAAEDHLNQNVASASAVSRSIKKITISGYKGRSENKLSVGPAQLSIKGSTSENNNNNNNVTSTSAAPHLPRIVGVSCENKSTSHFKVLLRRDSSDELQATQGQTRLKENGEKSVQQLSGPETLKREPQTKESHPHTQNEASAAVTSQSDFSQRNSLFNQEVLQAEAWIKGKLQDLKDGCNIQRCPLQDWEEASQTLQRDLKDFENTLIQLNQMGEQLICKLNPTSDLVKKQLSQLRDQWQALKHTAANQTRALGGARNLQEFNKKVDKLEAWIKEKQEEEQSLVNVLGGNVDKMQLTRRILDLKQDEQLYRNLHEEINHLALKLEKQGKTDGKNISSKRKHINKMWLKVQSHLKNYHENLQLALEVSSFYQQADNTLFAIDNMKKSISAAKELDSFGDREIRDIASQIMVLDVSLSQVSNLHPALAAGVTQKQSEVKDCWALLQKVFRSDRTTLSPTGPAFTREDGDPLTPAREPQCNVGMEMQRIMGKEVKEEQNRLKGCVSTVECGIVRKTQSNQSQEQPSVNHTSLPTGDGPACVNDVIVSHQLKGERKPRAEPKLATAPRGHPQLHTQLQKFTVSADKTLSWLKDNVSMATQVCSIASFEGLEAARRGQHALEQEILTNRARIEVVKREGRGLVRAQHPGCAKIEEFLGQLDVLWEELRRRHQRNAMYLKASEELGFRVVKVLQALGSMEAWLESVELSMKESALAGDPETMSMAERESCLLEKAMAARSLELRALRQEVERLHSHSHPHTRGLPARMEDVERKYHRVQSALTQQNSELQDTRMLTEFLERVELEESQELGGNQYRLGQPLHSKMSSAPPLLGLQSRGGGEPLIGNMGDPVEELREAVEMLNDTVRERGRSQSHDQAIQELLSKHASLAVHVEECLCCSKELGLDILEKETDMAIQCEPDRCGLEALQEKQGHLEIASRVIREEVTEMENQTARMEELCPERVHILRAKIQAMLQGWTELGKSVTENKSRLREFVQLQDFFRSYLAMISWTEDTRSYIFSDTALHLGKDGQGPLAAELDMQIEQKFEEFDELADAGRNLLDKEHHLTQMVRERMEELRSMLGWISVHWRAQKQQWLHKMSRQEPSQDNIYSEATMFCSPLTESSAPEVETHQSHPSPVVTSDDKLKTAGDSQPTSLSEEKQLEDGYEVMNSIGPRGGEPTSSESPKPSIVVLKEPNSPALGGTVNLILSFGNSEDSQVQVLELPARMDQLVEKTAEPVHRPTMPQSSACKNFWRRCQGLLENTMGSLKRKRKIYRQSTNEVSTYLHVKDNNLAVAPVYESITLPRQKSCSAASASPTSLPPSSSPSSLAPSPQANVTFHPLAGSGSSSIFSSLKRMGKKRKRKKDARRHTIQKIMGVEEQTEGLPYYDSEAITYDTHTWPLKEGRRKKSSPKSGDGVEAMAYVKNSLLKDIETECSGEYSTIPYAVSEEPTTNPARSHCRFLSLGSVLSFDLPKDMTLIPSIQDIITIAPPESKKGAGTDPDPHSQRHTALSSFKQTRSTPAVTHSSADIIFPKTRTVGAKDLPQVDNSFQPPHPLEEDEDQTVPYNDLSEAQFSVHEDAEQEWDKMALEVKTSTAQRDGTSKHSQLPIYMNHTQNTAACTHECPSVHTLIRDLNGHQYHKSARPQSVREKSPGPQCLSQASHMVVNLKSTVSVSVRQDSVDSGISTSSSIKLCTDAPCPDNPHPKGVVGRLMSLEVGGLDCAKTSENPIKLADSAELETDPVHLDRQQFEEEEEELEDIWNQTTRYRRSICSDIMYQPNQGTLDQSREPVSRSPSPKAPAVLYRNLVTASAPNLLVAEFKLPPYLQSLLGYDKQQGPKSQLPPLAIGDRRSWASFPNREPAGKTSLTVNETASDPVKLPDVGDNLRYIYQYREDEEEETKVGEEVDEHSGCSKDHSLSLLSVHMGLGGVCQQRKTSQSLDNMERQDESLATGGRCFTLSGKPELQSMEGTLERKHKLQLGGKKAPSRGWNSYHAVLYRHTLCFYQDRKDTLRSSACGLPLNLMGADCSPAPDYTKKPNCIRLRLRDGSEYLLNASSRFMMKKWMMKIQANTGRSESVSPLPSVPVDNDPSVSLKPFLCSGCHGRAKCHCSSHHEVTSTFPRRKPPGTTQTKEIVVLTREFSHLPQSHLRSVDEQSAISSSDGGRCDDEEDSLKQLMTYSLSRDSKDNASSSPHSHVSSGQDWLSNKRRSHSFTSATFQKIKPALHTPGGRGQERGSNYCVTLVVGDKSSDSASIIRRSEPPPLALAGGQQDTCQDPALRSYASLPRPRNKSVFKKFFGKRDL; via the exons ATGTCTGAGAGCATTGTGAGGAAGGTCCAGCCCTTCACCATTGGGACGAGGTTGTCGGCCCCGGCTGTGCCAAAATGCCAGGAGTTTACACAGAGTTATCTGCAGAGCCAGAGTCTGGATAACTGCACTCTGCAGCACAACCTGAACTCTCTCTACCTCAGTCAATCCCAGGTCTGCACACACAGCCCCTGTCTTGTCTCACCCATCGTCAAGCAGGTAGCCCCGGTCAAGCACAATCCAGAGGACATGGCGGCTGAGGACCACCTGAACCAGAACGTAGCCTCTGCCTCTGCTGTCTCCAGGTCAATCAAGAAGATCACGATCTCTGGGTATAAAGGCAGATCAGAGAACAAATTGTCAGTGGGACCAGCACAGCTCTCAATCAAAGGGTCCACAtctgaaaacaacaataacaacaacaacgtcaCCAGCACATCAGCCGCTCCACATCTGCCCAGGATTGTGGGTGTGAGCTGTGAGAATAAGTCCACTTCTCACTTCAAG GTTTTACTCAGAAGAGACAGCAGTGACGAACTTCAGGCCACGCAGGGACAAACCAGGCTAAAAGAAAACGGAGAGAAATCCGTCCAACAG TTGTCAGGGCCTGAGACGCTAAAGAGAGAGCCTCAGACGAAAGAAagccatccacacacacagaatgaagCGTCGGCAGCTGTTACGTCCCAGAGTGACTTCTCTCAGCGCAACTCGCTCTTCAACCAGGAAGTGCTGCAG GCTGAGGCATGGATCAAAGGCAAGCTGCAGGACCTGAAGGATGGATGTAATATTCAGCGCTGCCCCCTGCAGGATTGGGAGGAGGCCTCGCAGACTCTTCAGAGAGACCTCAAAGACTTTGAGAACACCCTAATTCAACTCAACCAG ATGGGTGAGCAGTTGATCTGCAAGCTGAACCCCACCTCTGATCTGGTGAAGAAGCAGCTCAGCCAGCTCAGGGACCAGTGGCAGGCCCtaaaacacacagctgcaaatCAGACGAGGGCCCTGGGTGGAGCCAGGAACCTGCAGGAGTTCAACAAAAAAGTAGACAAGCTGGAGGCCTGGATTAAAGAGAag CAGGAAGAGGAGCAGTCTCTGGTGAATGTCCTCGGGGGGAATGTTGACAAAATGCAGCTGACCAGGAGGATTTTAGATCTGAAACAG GATGAGCAGCTATACAGAAACCTCCACGAGGAGATCAACCACTTGGCACTAAAACTGGAGAAACAAGGGAAGACAGATGGCAAAAACATCTCCAGCAAGAGGAAACacatcaataaaat GTGGCTGAAGGTCCAGTCTCATCTGAAAAACTACCATGAAAATCTTCAGCTGGCACTGGAGGTTTCCTCATTCTACCAACAGGCCGATAATACGTTGTTTGCTATTGATAACATG AAGAAAAGCATATCTGCAGCCAAAGAGCTCGACAGCTTCGGCGATAGAGAAATACGCGACATCGCCAGTCAAATCATG GTGCTAGATGTGAGCCTGTCCCAGGTGTCTAATCTCCATCCTGCCCTGGCGGCCGGCGTCACGCAGAAGCAGAGCGAGGTGAAGGACTGCTGGGCGCTTCTTCAGAAGGTTTTCAG GAGTGACCGGACCACACTCTCTCCCACTGGCCCAGCTTTCACCAGGGAAGATGGTGACCCCCTGACACCCGCCCGAGAACCCCAGTGCAACGTGGGAATGGAGATGCAAAGAATCATGGGAAAGGAGGTGAAGGAGGAGCAGAATCGTCTAAAAGGCTGCGTG AGTACTGTTGAATGTGGGATTGTTAGGAAAACACAGAGCAACCAAAGCCAGGAGCAGCCATCAGTGAACCACACCTCTTTACCCACGGGAGACGGCCCTGCCTGTGTAAATGATGTCATCGTCAGTCATCAATTGAAGGGAGAAAG GAAGCCCAGAGCGGAGCCCAAGCTTGCCACGGCCCCGCGAGGCCACCCACAGCTTCACACACAGCTCCAGAAGTTCACCGTGTCTGCTGACAAG ACTTTGTCCTGGCTGAAAGACAATGTGTCCATGGCCACACAGGTGTGTTCAATAGCCAGCTTTGAGGGGCTGGAGGCAGCCAGGAGGGGCCAACACGCTCTGGAACAAGAAATTCTCACCAACAGGGCCAGGATAGAGGTGGTCAAGCGG GAGGGCCGCGGGCTGGTCCGTGCACAGCACCCAGGCTGCGCCAAGATAGAGGAGTTCCTCGGACAGCTGGACGTTCTTTGGGAGGAGCTGCGGCGGAGGCACCAGAGGAACGCAATGTATCTGAAGGCCTCAGAGGAGCTGGGTTTTAGG GTTGTAAAAGTCCTCCAGGCCCTGGGCAGCATGGAAGCCTGGCTGGAGTCCGTTGAGCTTTCCATGAAGGAATCTGCTCTCGCTGGTGACCCTGAAACAATGAGCATGGCTGAGAGGGAGAGCTGTCTGCTGGAGAAAGCGATGGCAGCGCGCAGCCTGGAGCTCCGTGCTCTGAGGCAGGAGGTGGAGCGCCTCCATAGCCACAGTCACCCACACACACGAGGCCTGCCAGCACGCATGGAGGACGTAGAAAGAAA gTACCACCGTGTCCAAAGTGCCCTGACCCAGCAGAACTCCGAGCTCCAGGACACACGAATGCTGACTGAGTTCCTGGAGCGCGTGGAACTGGAGGAGAGCCAGGAGCTCGGCGGTAATCAGTACAGACTGGGCCAG CCTCTTCACAGTAAGATGTCCTCAGCTCCTCCATTGCTGGGACTCCAAAGCAGGGGTGGTGGTGAGCCCCTGATAGGAAACATGGGGGACCCTGTGGAGGAACTACGAGAGGCCGTAGAGATGCTAAATGACACTGTTAGGGAAAGAGGCCGGTCGCAGAGCCACGACCAGGCCATCCAGGAGCTGCTTAGCAAG CACGCCAGCCTGGCGGTGCACGTGGAGGAGTGCTTGTGCTGCAGCAAGGAGCTGGGCCTGGACATCCTGGAGAAAGAGACCGACATGGCCATCCAGTGTGAGCCGGACCGCTGCGGCCTAGAGGCTCTGCAGGAAAAGCAGGGACACCTGGAG ATTGCCTCTAGAGTCATCAGGGAGGAGGTAACGGAGATGGAGAACCAGACGGCTCGCATGGAGGAGCTGTGCCCAGAGAGAGTGCACATACTCAGGGCAAAGATCCAGGCTATGCTGCAGGGCTGGACAGAGCTGGGAAAGAGTGTGACGGAGAACAAGTCACGTCTGCGAGAGTTTGTGCAGCTCCAGGACTTCTTCAGGAGCTACCTCGCCATGAT CTCATGGACCGAAGACACCAGGTCGTACATTTTCTCAGATACCGCCTTGCATCTCGGGAAAGACGGCCAAGGGCCACTCGCTGCCGAGCTGGACATGCAGATTGAGCAAAAGTTTGAGGAGTTTGATGAGCTGGCGGACGCGGGGAGAAACCTTTTAGACAAAGAACACCACCTCACGCAGATG GTAAGAGAGCGCATGGAGGAACTGAGGAGTATGCTTGGGTGGATCTCGGTGCACTGGAGGGCTCAGAAACAACAATGGCTTCACAAGATGAGCAGACAGGAGCCTTCCCAAGATAACATTTATTCTGAGGCCACAATGTTCTGCTCTCCATTAACAGAG AGTTCAGCTCCTGAGGTGGAGACCCACCAGTCCCATCCGTCCCCAGTTGTCACCTCCGATGACAAATTAAAGACAGCAGGAGACAGCCAGCCCACATCCCTGTCTGAGGAGAAGCAGTTAGAGGATGGGTATGAGGTCATGAACAGCATCGGACCACGGGGCGGCGAACCCACCTCCTCAGAGTCTCCCAAACCCTCCATTGTGGTTCTCAAAGAGCCCAACAGCCCTGCTTTAGGGGGCACGGTCAACCTCATCCTTAGCTTTGGTAACTCAGAAGACAGCCAGGTTCAGGTGCTTGAGCTGCCTGCTAGGATGGACCAGTTAGTTGAGAAGACAGCAGAGCCTGTCCACAGG CCTACTATGCCTCAATCTTCTGCCTGTAAAAACTTTTGGAGGCGCTGCCAGGGACTTTTGGAAAATACTATGGGTAGTTTAAAGCGAAAGAGAAAGATTTATCGGCAGAGTACAAATGAG GTAAGTACCTACTTGCATGTCAAGGATAACAACTTGGCTGTGGCCCCTGTGTATGAGAGTATCACCCTGCCCCGTCAAAAGAGCTGCTCTGCAGCCTCAGCCTCCCCGACCTCCTTGCCGCCCTCCTCCTCGCCGTCTTCCTTGGCGCCTTCACCTCAGGCCAACGTAACCTTCCACCCGTTGGCGGGGAGCGGCAGCAGCTCCATCTTCAGCAGCCTTAAGAGAATGGgcaagaagagaaaaaggaagaaagacgCTCGCAGACACACAATCCAGAAAATCATGGGAGTGGAGGAGCAAACAGAAGGGCTGCCTTATTATGACAGCGAGGCGATCACGTATGACACACATACATGGCCTCTGAAGGAAGGCAGAAGGAAGAAGAGTTCTCCAAAGAGTGGAGATGGAGTAGAAGCTATGGCCTATGTGAAGAATTCCCTGCTGAAGGACATAGAAACAGAATGTTCAGGAGAGTACAGCACAATTCCATATGCCGTATCAGAGGAGCCGACCACAAATCCTGCGAGAAGCCACTGCAGGTTCCTCTCGTTGGGCTCTGTGCTGAGCTTCGATCTACCAAAAGACATGACCCTCATCCCCAGCATTCAGGACATCATCACTATTGCCCCTCCGGAGTCCAAAAAAGGAGCAGGGACTGATCCAGATCCCCATTCCCAGAGACACACAGCCCTGAGCTCTTTCAAACAGACTCGATCCACTCCAGCCGTCACACACAGTTCAGCAGATATCATTTTTCCTAAAACACGAACAGTTGGGGCGAAAGACCTGCCTCAGGTGGACAACAGCTTCCAACCCCCACATCCTcttgaggaggatgaggatcaGACTGTACCATATAACGACCTGTCTGAAGCCCAATTCAGTGTGCACGAGGATGCAGAGcaggagtgggacaaaatggCATTAGAGGTTAAAACCAGTACAGCTCAAAGGGATGGGACCAGCAAGCATTCCCAGCTCCCTATTTATATGAACCACACCCAAAATACAGCTGCATGTACACATGAATGCCCTAGTGTCCATACGCTCATCCGAGACCTGAATGGACACCAGTATCATAAAAGTGCAAGACCGCAGAGTGTGCGTGAAAAGAGCCCTGGACCTCAGTGTCTGAGCCAAGCTTCTCATATGGTCGTGAATCTGAAGTCCacagtgagtgtgagtgttCGTCAGGACTCGGTTGACTCTGGAATCTCCACCTCGAGCAGTATTAAGCTTTGCACGGATGCTCCGTGTCCAGATAACCCGCACCCCAAAGGCGTGGTGGGGAGGCTCATGTCCCTTGAGGTGGGAGGTCTAGACTgtgctaaaacaagtgagaacCCCATAAAATTGGCAGACTCAGCAGAGCTAGAAACAGATCCCGTCCACCTCGACCGCCAGCAGtttgaggaggaagaagaagaactggAGGACATCTGGAACCAGACGACTAGGTACAGACGGAGCATCTGCTCAGACATCATGTACCAACCCAACCAGGGCACCTTGGATCAATCCAGAGAGCCCGTGTCCCGCTCACCTTCGCCCAAGGCCCCAGCTGTGCTCTACAGGAACCTGGTCACAGCCTCAGCACCAAACCTTCTTGTGGCAGAGTTTAAACTGCCCCCCTACCTTCAGAGCTTGCTGGGTTACGACAAGCAACAGGGTCCCAAAAGTCAGCTCCCTCCACTGGCCATAGGAGACAGGAGGTCCTGGGCGTCCTTCCCCAACCGGGAACCAGCTGGCAAGACCTCATTGACAGTGAACGAGACGGCATCAGATCCAGTGAAGCTGCCAGATGTGGGGGACAATCTGAGATATATTTATCAATACcgagaggatgaggaggaggagaccaAGGTGGGGGAGGAGGTGGACGAGCACTCGGGTTGTTCGAAG GACCATTCATTGAGTCTGCTGTCAGTTCATATGGGTTTGGGTGGCGTCTGTCAGCAAAGAAAAACCTCTCAAAGCCTGGACAACATGGAGAGGCAGGACGAATCACTGGCCACAGGAGGGCGCTGCTTCACCCTG AGTGGAAAGCCTGAGCTGCAGTCTATGGAGGGAACGCTGGAGAGGAAGCACAAGCTGCAGCTGGGAGGAAAGAAA GCTCCCTCCAGAGGCTGGAACTCCTACCATGCCGTCCTATATAGACACACCTTGTGCTTCTACCAGGATAGGAAGGATACACTGAGG AGCTCCGCATGTGGCCTGCCTCTGAACCTCATGGGAGCCGACTGTTCCCCTGCGCCAGACTACACCAAAAAACCCAACTGCATTCGACTACG GCTTCGCGATGGGTCTGAATATCTGCTCAATGCCTCCTCACGCTTTATGATGAAGAAATGGATGATGAAAATACAAGCAAACACGG gGCGGAGTGAGTCTGTGTCTCCATTGCCAAGTGTCCCAGTTGATAACGACCCCTCCGTTTCCTT AAAGCCCTTCCTCTGCTCCGGTTGTCATGGTCGCGCCAAGTGCCACTGCTCCTCCCACCATGAGGTCACCTCCACGTTCCCCAGGCGCAAACCGCCGGGCACCACCCAAACCAAAGAGATTGTTGTCCTCACCAGAGAGTTCAGTCACCTGCCGCAGAGTCATTTAAGGAGTGTGGATGAGCAGTCGGCCATCTCATCCTCAGATGGAGGCCGCTGTG ATGATGAAGAAGACAGTTTAAAGCAGTTGATGACCTACAGTCTGTCTAGAGATTCCAAAGACAACGCCTCTTCCTCCCCTCACTCCCATGTCTCCAGCGGTCAGGACTGGCTCAGCAACAAGCGTCGCTCCCACTCCTTCACATCAG CAACGTTTCAGAAGATCAAACCCGCGTTGCACACCCCTGGAGGCAGAGGCCAGGAAAGAGGCTCCAACTACTGTGTGACTCTTGTAGTTGGAGACAAGTCATCGGACAGCGCGTCCATCATCAGACGCTCCGAGCCCCCGCCGCTGGCCTTAGCTGGAGGGCAGCAGGACACCTGTCAGGACCCGGCTCTGAGGAGCTACGCCAGCCTGCCACGGCCACGTAACAAGTCCGTCTTCAAAAAGTTCTTTGGAAAAAGGGACCTCTGA